Genomic DNA from Elgaria multicarinata webbii isolate HBS135686 ecotype San Diego chromosome 2, rElgMul1.1.pri, whole genome shotgun sequence:
tttagccctcaggctgaaagaggttcaacacccctgctgtaaagtTTGTAGCtggttagagatgtgaaggcctgggggggggaaatgggaaaattcGGGGGGGGaacgttttcccccccccatttttttctgaagcattttttgttttgttttcagaaaaattgaaaaaaaaatggagaaaaaataGATTATAGCATAATGAATCaaatgtttaagacaatgtgttcagatatttacttctccaaattatttctaaaaactatgtacagtattagatcattaaaatttctgtgcaccgagggaCGAGCAAGTCtcggttgcaaactgagactacaactctcaaatgcaagagcaagatgcacttccgcctctagggggcagcactgccactgaagcacaGACTGAAACTGGTAGGGATAGCtgcagctcagaaaatgagtctggttaaatttcatgcatattcattgaatcttgttcccccatttttctcagttcttttcatgggaatgggggctttatgtctgcttgacactgtgtggaggactagcggagacagaAATAATATTCTTTGTTACTagtgttgatggtttcctctgttgttgttttaaattattttttgcctgctcctcataaactggcaaaaccaaagaggttccttacagttcaggagcttgtagcacCATTTATTatcaaaaggtgtttttttttttaaaagtaaattcagtttgtaataattatttgaatacactacttttaatataccaaatgtaataattttatgccaaaccaacttggacataattacattttatgttcctaaagtaacaaagtgactttcaatctgtaaaaaagtgctaatattgcattattgcaatttttccgaaaatttccgttTTTTCTCCAAAAAACCCCGTGAAAAAAAgtggttcctccctccctccccccttttatggcttcaaaattttcagaaattttacatctctatagctcagtggttctcaacctggggcgctccagatgtgttggactgcatctcccagaatgccccagccagcagagctggctggggcattctgggagttgtagtccaacacatctggagcgccccaggttgagaaaggctgcaggTGTTGTGGATCCGTGCAGTTagtccaggaagcctttccaCGCTCTGCCATGGCAGTAGCAGGAGTCCTGTGGTGCTGTGTGAGCCAGTCGTTATGGGCAAACTGGGAGTGGGTGAAGTGCTGATTAAATAGTTACGATGCACTCTGAACACTTCAATTCTTCCGCCACCAACCACTGGTCAAATAAAAGGGTGTTTTATTTACGTCAGATCTTCTTGTTGTGGATGCCTTCTTGGCTGACTTAGTACATTATTAGCAGAGATGACAAAGCTTCCAGAATTGTAGGACTTGACAGCGAGAGAGAGGGCCCTGTGCCCTGTTCCTTTGTACTGAGGCTGGATCCTCCTTGTTATATAAATATTCCTCACAGATTAGCTTGTGGCATGAAACCTTATTATATAGTGTCGATCCAGGCCTTCAAAAGCCAGTTCACCTGTGGTGAGGAAGAATGATCAATAAGCAGGGCCGTTACAGAACTTgctcttttattttatgttatactTAGAATTTTGAAGGccggggaggggcagggggaatgtagggaaaaagtgggagggggaggatggaaaaattaaaaaatcattctccccacttttccccaaggatttttggaaaatttgataaaagcaaacaaatatgGGGGGAAACTGGTAAAACTAAGAGGGAAACTGTTttgggatttcatagaatcatagaatagcagagttggaaggggcctacaaggtcatggagtccaaccccctgctcaatgcaggaatccgccctaaagcatccctgacagatggttgtccagctgcctcttggatgcctctagtgtgggagagcccacaacctcaccagcagtatgacaatggaatcagttgcctggtgaggttgtgggctctcccacactagaggccttcaagaggcagctggacaaccatctgtcagggatgctttagggtggattcctgcattgagcagggggttggacccgatggccttgtaggccccttccaactctgctattctatgattctatgaaatcccaaAACAGTTTCCCTCTTAGTTTtaccatttctcccccccccccatatttttctGGTGTTTTCCCCTCCTTGGCCTCCATATTTCTAACAAATTACTAACTTGGGCATGGGTGGGCTATTAATTTTGGGATTTATttggaaggctgtgctaaaccaGTTCATTTAAAACAATGCACTATTCAAGTAGTAACTATACATCAAAGAACTTACTTAACATACAATCATATCAGATCCagtaactggatttttttttattaaaaaaaccccttCCCGTATATATGGACATACAAAGCTCTTCCTGCATATATGAACTCAACAAAGTTAATAAGGTTAATGTTAACATTGTCATTGAAATAATTGTGTGAATGGAACTCCTTTTAAATTAAAGATGGACCTGAGTCACCAGCCTGAgaatgtattcattcatttatgaTTTTtgtagcaaaataataataacaaacctCAGGGTGGCTCACACAAAGAAACAGGTTTAAGGACAACGGTGATAATACAAAAAAACTTGAGAACAATTAGGGAGCTGGCTGCAGTTGATCAGAATAGTTTGGTAAGTGTCCGTTTTTCAACTGCTGTGGCTTCTGGCTGGTTACGTGATTCAGCCGTGTGACAATTACGTAGCTGTCCCCATGCCGTGTGGTGgttcatttttggggggtgggcgggacctcttttggcctgagggctgaattcagttttggagaaccTCTCAGAAGGGTGGGGGTTGAAAGTGAAAGGAGTGGGGGCAGAAATACAACGAATACCAGCATACTTTAGTTTAGAGGtcttactgccaataattaaATCTGAGGAGAGGCAATTCAAGCTTTTAGAAAataggaaaaaaatgcacaaaacttgGGAAACTACCAAATGCTGGTTAGTGATCagaggggaatggggggggggcttggaaaAGGGGCGTGCCCAATAGGGGATCCCCAGAGAGTGAGATTGGGACCCCCGGCCTGGAGTTCTCTACCCCTCCGCTACGATCTGTGaattattaagaacataacataagaagtcccctgatgctggatcagaccaggggcccatctagtctagcactctgttcacacagtggccaaccagccatcggccaaggatgaacaagcaggacatggtgcaacagcaccctcccacccatgttccccagaaaactCGTGATGacttgggtgtgtgtttgtgtgaaagagTGAGAAATTCCTCGGAACTTTTGTCCGTTTAAACAAGAGTTGCAGCCTCAGTTTAACAAACATGGGCTGGCAGTGTGTGCACGTTTTATAAAAGGAACTTGGATTATAAATATGGGATGGAAATGAAAGCTTCACTCACGTGAGATGAGTGATGTACACACAATAGATAAAGGCGAATGCGTTATGTAAAGTTTGAAGTGGTTTCTGTTTTGGTGGCAAGATGTCTGTTTGGTCGTTCCATTTTGAGTATCCGGCTCTCGTTTATCTCTCCTTCTCCGCATCCTTCCCTTTCCATTGGAGGCCTCTGCTGTCGGAAGCCGTTGCTTCAATGGAAGGGGAAACAAGCCTTTCCTGACATGGGCGAATACAATAGGCAGTGGCCGTGGGCAGGAAGGGAAGCTCTTCTGCTGAGGAagctccagctgctgctgccggaAGTGAGGAGCAGATCTGAAGgccacccccacacccccttgCAAGGTGCTTGGCATCCAGAGGATGGCCTTCCGAAAGGTTCCTCTGAGAACATTTTGTTGGACACATTAGGTTGGAATGGTTTGTGCTGATTGTCTGTGGCTTTATCTGTGAGCAGGACCAGCGATTGTGCGTGGACCCTCCCCATGGATTTGTCCACAGAACAGTTCTGAGGTATATGGCCAACTTCTGCTGTACCTTTTACAAATGATTGTGCTCAAAGGGATCACTTACAGCTTCCTCATGTGAGCACCAAACATTTCTTCTGACTTAATTCCTATTTCAGGGGGTATTGATTCTACAAAATCCGTCTTCGGCATAGCCTAAGCCATTGTGGTATTATATAAGGACTGAAAAAAGAACCTGAAAAGTTATCTGTGTCCTCCGAGGACTGGGTGCTCTGACGTCCATAATTTAAGGGAACAGAATCCTAACCATGTACAGGAGGGttgacactaatttatttatttatttattacattctataccgcccaatagccggagctctctgtgcagttcacaatgACAGAAAAAAATTATGTGTGGGTAATGGTTGGTCACCCAAGGACTCAGGTAGTTAAGAGTGTATTAATTAGGAATGCAAGATCACGATTTGGGTTTCTTGGATGAACTTGGTGATATATAGCGTAGCATGCCTGGGCCTGTGAGAATGTCTTAGTCTCTGGGTCCAGTAGGAAGCCACAATAATAAATGCAGTATATTTATTGTGTCATTTATAATGCATTATTATACCAGAAGTCAAATATTCCCCCCATGGTCTATGGCTCTTCATTAAAGGCTACTTTTCTGTgtaacacaggccacagctagacctaaggtttatcctgggatcatccagggttcgcctctgcctgagcactggatcccctgtgtgtcacctggatgaacaggtttgacccctggacgatccagggataaaccttaggtctagctatggccacagtctcttCAACAGATTATTGTGGCTCAACTTCAAAGATgtgttgtcttttaaaatctatctTGGATCCTGATTTTTGGATGTTCAAATCTGCCTCTGTTCTGATCCAGGATTTAAACTCGTTTGACTTCTAAAGATTATTATACTTGCACCCTgggattaaatcccattgaaaacagtATGACTGATGTACAAAATGAATATGCATTTGATCATGATACACCATCCAAGTGAACCAGCGTAGGGTTCGAAAcatagagagcaatcctgtgcatgtttcctGAGATGTTCAGTccgcataggattgtagcctcagtACTAGATATGTGGCGAATGATCGTTTCTGCTGTTATTCTTTTCCCCAGGTTACAAGATTTCATGTTTGGGGCCCTGAAGGAAAAGGAATTTGCCTCATAGATGGCCTTGGAAGTAGAAAAGTCTCCTTTTGATGCTTCATGAAGCGTGAAGGCCAAGTGTTGCGGGAGGTGGAATTACACAGAGCTCGAGGCTGACTTCCCTGCATCCGTCAGCCGTGTTTGCCAGCCCTTGGAAGTTGAGGATGAAGCCCTCTTGCTCATTGGAACCGAGGATCAAGAGCTCAGAGCTGTAGAGGAAGCTGGTCCCAGAGTTTCCGGCGTTGCCGAGAGGAGCCAGAAATATCATGACACGTCTTCAGTGCCTTCTAGCAGGTTTTGCGAGATAAAGTATGTGGAGAGAGCGCCGCTAGTCGGTAAGGCTGCTGAGGGTGGTGACGTACCTGATCATTTTAGCCGTACTGGTTCGCACCCTGAAGAGCAAAAGGTGAGAATATTTTAAGTGTCCATACTTCGGTACTACTGCCAAAATATTCTTGAAATAGATTCTTTCTCTTCGTAACATATATACACATAGTCAGGGTAGGAATGCAGGGAGGGGATGTTCTGGGGAAGGAACAGCGAGATTGAGCCGGTCTTACACAACATCACTAGGAGCAAGAGATGGAGCAAGTACTTCTaactaaacatgcgtaggattgtgcagCAAATCACAAAGGTCGGTGTAACTTTGCTATGACTTTGTCTACGCTGTACAGCTGAACACTCCGCAAGGCCTAATACTCATTAGGTGTGTTGCTCACTAGCTTTGGCACAAGGGTGTAAATCCACCTTCCCTGATCTAGTACACCCCGGATCttttggactgccactcccatcaatGGCCGCCTTTTCCTGTTATTGGGGAAATGTGTTTCAAAAAATAAACATGTCTGAACAGTATGCAAGACACATCTACAGAAGTATCTAACCTTGTTTACTTAAGTCTATGTGAAGATGGCCTGAAGCATAAGTAAACTAAGCAAGCCTAATTTGAGTTGAACTAGTATGACTGTTGTTAACTGCTCTGAACAGAAAATACTTTTCCCGCctactttctcttttttaaaatggctcccacagaTGAACGCAGTCAAGTCCTCAAATTCTGCAGAGCTGCTTCAAGGTTTGCTGGAACTTCCTGGAGCCCTCCCAATGAAAGCTGGGGACTCTGCCTTTTACAGCCCTACTGCTGGATCCCGCCACAGCCTTGACGCTGGCTGCAGGAGCCAGACGGCCTTTGCCCCTTATTCCTCCACTCCGAAACGTTTCTCGTGTAAACGAGACCCTCGTTTTGATGCCTCAGTGCCCATGTTCCCTAGGACTGGCATTTCCTTGCCACCTCCAGAAGGCTCCGATTTTGAACGGCAGGAAAGGGCCCGATCCAAGAGCTTCTCAACTTCTGGGGCTGCTTCATCGCCTGAAGCATCTGCTCCGTGGTATCGGCACAATCTGCCTGACCCTGAAGAAACCCCCATGCTTGGCAGGCACAAGCCAGTGCCGATGGATTGCTCTTCCCCGGTGGGCCAAATAAGAAAGATGACATCCTTCCAGGCTGATTACTGGGCGTGTGCAATCCCGGATTCCCTACCGCCATCGCCAGACCGTCAGTCCCCGCATTGGAACCCGAACAAAGAATACGAGGACTTGCTTGATTACACCTACCCTTTAAGGCCAAAATACAAGCTCGCAAAGAACCCCAAAGACTCCACTGTCCATGATTCTGGGGTTGACCTTGACAGCTTTTCCATTTCCCCTGAGAGTACTTTGAAGTCTGTGAGTGTGCAAGACCAAGAACGTCCAGCTGTGCAGATCCAGAGCCCACAGAAGTTTTCGACTTCATTGCTGAAAAATCTAGAATGCTCAGCACCCGTTTCTCACTACCGACTTTCCCCTATTGGGAAAGTCTCCTTTGTAGATGCTGGTCCCTCCTCCGGCAGAATTGGCATCTCCAGAGAGATGGCACATGGGTTGTCTCCTTTGTGCACTAGTCCTGGTCCATCCAATTCAGCCAGCATAGATAAGAGAGACTGGAACATGAGGGGACATGACGGTCTTCGAAAGAGGGGTGCTGCTAGTAGCAACTTCATCCGCTCCACACAGGTGCTGCCCTTACAGACAGCATGTTCCAGTGATGAAGAATATCTCTCCTTACCTCCCAGACTCAAGGAGTTGGAGACATTGGCTCAGCAGTTGACTGATCTTTCACTGACCATAAGGAAACCTGAACATAGCCATGCTCATGGTGACTTGCCATGCATCAGTGTGAATGGACAGCAGCTTGagggcaatggtggtggtggtgatgagagcCAGTGGAAACTGCATTGTGGTTCTTGTCATACATGCAGTTTCCAAGAATACAGTGACGAAGGCCTTCTGAGCAATCAAGGCTGCAGGGACCAGGAAAGCATGCTGGGAGAGACTGCTTGCCCTGGTTTCCTCGAAGCAAGGTGCCTAGACTTCCTGGGGAGAGGAAGCCAACATGTTGAGCCAGAGAAGAACTGTTACAGAGACTCCCTTGCGCAGCGCATTAAGgtaaatgtttaaaaaatcaaatcGGAATCTGAACAGCTTTTCATAAATGTACTTCATGGTACTTAACACTCCAGCACTCATGTGATAGAGgacttgctttgcatgctgaaggtctccggtttgatctccaggtagggcaaggaaagaatcctgtctgaaactctcGAGAGccgcagctgccagtcagtgtcgacaatattgggctacatGGAATATGAatatgactcagtataaggcagcttcctatgttccaggaAGTTTCaccacatgtttacttggaagtaagtcccactggttttcaatggggcttactcccaagtaagtgttaaTGGGATTGCAACCTCCATCCTTTTTGAAGGGTTGGCCTCAAATTTTGTCATCAGTGGGCTGAATCATGCAGAATGTGATGGTGTCCATGCTAGATGTCTATCCACCATAGTCTGTCATACTTGGATCGCCCAATGATATTCATAGTAGTTCATTTATTTGACTCAAGAGACCAAtgctatggtccctgggtgagcATCCCCAGAATTAGAGGATTGCTCAGAAAAAACCCTTCagaggtcagagacagcgcttTGACCTTGGAAAGGGGAATTGGAGATCTGAATCCCTGCCCCTCTCACAGCCAGCGCAGAAAGAAATGTGGGCTGCCGtccaaggttggaaaagcaaccttggaggagAAGAAAAGCGGGTGTTCTGGGGGAGGgcaggagaccagagaggccaggatacaagatcCTGAGCCTCCTTCACCCCTCTTTCCTCCTTCCAAAGCACtttcgctagatgggctgaaaagcccatctagcaaaatcggcatgtctttcagatatctcagcttggttgcttcatcgtcgtttgaaacttaatatggcaaagactgaattgcttgtttttcctcctaaaccttctcctcatctctcattctctcttactgtcaatgatgttacacttactccagtcaaggaagctcgtagtcttggctttatatttgactcctcgctctcctttattcctcatattgaggcagtagctaaatcctgtcgttttttcctgtataatattgccaggattcgatcatttctgtctgtctcttctgccaagacgcttgttcatgcactggttatttctcggttggactactgcaaccttcttctctctggccttccttcttctcacatcagtccattggtttctgttcactactctgctgctaagatcattttcttggctcgccgctctgaccatgttactccacttctgaaatctcttcattggcttccaattcacctcagaatcaaatataaacttctcctgttgacctacaaagcttttcacagtctagctccttcctatctttcctctctcatctcacactattgccccactcgtgctcttcgctcctctgatgccatgtttcttacctgcccaagggtctctacttctcttgctcggcttcgtccattttcttccgctgccccttacgcctggaacgctcttccagaacatttgcgaactacaagttcaatcgcagtttttaaagctcagctaaaaacttttcttttttctaaagcttttaaaacttgattttgatctgacttttatactgttagttttactctaccctgtgctgctattttattgttttactctgtacagcaccatgtacactga
This window encodes:
- the CEP68 gene encoding centrosomal protein of 68 kDa; this translates as MNAVKSSNSAELLQGLLELPGALPMKAGDSAFYSPTAGSRHSLDAGCRSQTAFAPYSSTPKRFSCKRDPRFDASVPMFPRTGISLPPPEGSDFERQERARSKSFSTSGAASSPEASAPWYRHNLPDPEETPMLGRHKPVPMDCSSPVGQIRKMTSFQADYWACAIPDSLPPSPDRQSPHWNPNKEYEDLLDYTYPLRPKYKLAKNPKDSTVHDSGVDLDSFSISPESTLKSVSVQDQERPAVQIQSPQKFSTSLLKNLECSAPVSHYRLSPIGKVSFVDAGPSSGRIGISREMAHGLSPLCTSPGPSNSASIDKRDWNMRGHDGLRKRGAASSNFIRSTQVLPLQTACSSDEEYLSLPPRLKELETLAQQLTDLSLTIRKPEHSHAHGDLPCISVNGQQLEGNGGGGDESQWKLHCGSCHTCSFQEYSDEGLLSNQGCRDQESMLGETACPGFLEARCLDFLGRGSQHVEPEKNCYRDSLAQRIKIFCCQLEELICWLHKVAEVTDNWIPPKPDIESVKASLQNYLEFKKDLAGHQTLSEGVLQDGERLLQCMASNSPVLQDTLGWIAKQSIELEAHAARLYESVLAAMDTLSAGLVKNCDAQPTAAQAESS